The genomic region CGAAATTGAAGACGCTAAAGGCAGAAAGCTAAAAGTTTTTCCAGATGTTAGAGACACTTTAGAAGAACTGAAGAAGAAAGGAATAATACTGGGTTTAGCGACATGGAATTATCCGGATAAGACACAAAAAATTTTACAAATTCTAGATTTATATAAATATTTTGACGTTATTGTTTCCAGAGACTTTCCTTACAAGTTTATTATGATAAATGAGATTTTTAATGAGCTGAGAAATAAGGGGATTAAAATAAAACCAGAGGAGACAATGTTTGTTGACGATAGAAGATCTCATTTTGGAAATGTATGGTTGTATTTAGGAAATATTAAATGTGTTGAAATGTGGAAAGATATAAAATGTCATAGTGAAATTCTTCACATGTTAGATTAAACTATTTTTAAAGCTATGGATCCATAACTTTTTAAAAAGTTAAAAAATTATCATAAGAGTCTTTAAAGAGAAAAGATAAAGCTTAAAAATTTAACGGTATATTTGCTAAGCCGTGGAAAAGATGATAGGTGATCATACCCTCCAAATCCAATAAGTTCTCTAAAATGTTTTCAAGTCAACCAATTGCTTCTTCTAAAAATAATAGCAGAGGTGAAGAGTATTGCCTAGCGGTGCCAGAATTCTAGTGGAAGCGCTAAAGAGAGAAGGAGTGAAAGTAATCTTCGGCATACCAGGATTATATAATATGCCGTTTTATGACGAATTATACTATGAAATACAAAACCAAGAAATAAGACACGTATTAATGAGACATGAACAAGGAGCAACTCACGCCGCAGACGGATTTGCAAGAGTTTCAGGTTTCCCAGGTGTAGTTACTGCTACATCCGGTCCAGGAGCTAATAACCTAGTAACTGGAATGATAACAGCATATTGGGATAGCTCGCCAGTAATAGCGATCACGGGACAAGTAAATAGATCTTCAATAGGAAAAATGGCTTTTCAAGAATCAGACCAACCTGGGATATTTAAAGATATAACAAAGTATGTAGTGCAACTAAAAACTGTAAGTGAAATTCCAATATGGATAAAGAACGCATTTTACATTGCCACTACGGGAAGACCTGGCCCAGTACTTGTAGATATTCCGAGAGACATCCAATTAGAAAAAATGGATGAGGTAGAATGGCCAGAAAAACCAATGGTAAGAGGATATAAGCCGTTCAGAACTGTTATAGAACCTGAAAAACTGAAGAAGGCAGCAGAAATACTAGTTAATGCAGAAAAACCAATAATTCTAGTTGGTACTGGAGTAACTTGGTCCAATGCAACTACTGAAGTGTTAAACCTAGCAGAAACTCTAATTTGCCCAATAATTTCAACCTTACCTGGTAAATCGGCTATTCCACACGATCATCCATTATATGTTGGACCCATGGGATACTATGGAAGAGCGGAAGCATCACTTGCTGCGTTAGAATCAGACGTAATGTTAATAATAGGGGCTAGATTAAGTGATAGAACATTTACTTCTTACGATGAGATGATAGAGACTAAGAAGAAGTTCATCATGATAAACTTAGACCCAACCGATACAGAGAGAGCGTTCAAAGTAGATGTAGCTATGTATGGTGATGCAAAAATTCTAACTAGGGAATTATTAAACGCAGTAATTAAAGTCGGAATGAAAAAAGATAGATCCGCATGGATGAAAAGAGTTAAGGAATTGAAAGAGTATTATGCACAATTTTACTATCAAGACGAACCAGGTAAAATAAAACCGTGGAAGGCATTGAAGACAATAA from Acidianus ambivalens harbors:
- a CDS encoding magnesium-dependent phosphatase-1, coding for MKIKVVIFDADKTLWDHYNISEFEDPIKVINKNEIEDAKGRKLKVFPDVRDTLEELKKKGIILGLATWNYPDKTQKILQILDLYKYFDVIVSRDFPYKFIMINEIFNELRNKGIKIKPEETMFVDDRRSHFGNVWLYLGNIKCVEMWKDIKCHSEILHMLD
- a CDS encoding acetolactate synthase large subunit — translated: MPSGARILVEALKREGVKVIFGIPGLYNMPFYDELYYEIQNQEIRHVLMRHEQGATHAADGFARVSGFPGVVTATSGPGANNLVTGMITAYWDSSPVIAITGQVNRSSIGKMAFQESDQPGIFKDITKYVVQLKTVSEIPIWIKNAFYIATTGRPGPVLVDIPRDIQLEKMDEVEWPEKPMVRGYKPFRTVIEPEKLKKAAEILVNAEKPIILVGTGVTWSNATTEVLNLAETLICPIISTLPGKSAIPHDHPLYVGPMGYYGRAEASLAALESDVMLIIGARLSDRTFTSYDEMIETKKKFIMINLDPTDTERAFKVDVAMYGDAKILTRELLNAVIKVGMKKDRSAWMKRVKELKEYYAQFYYQDEPGKIKPWKALKTIRNAIPRDAIVTTGVGQHQMWAEVFWEVLEPRTFLSSTGMGTMGFGLPAAMGAKLARPDKVVVDLDGDGSFMMTGNNLATAVDEHIPVISVIFDNRSLGLVRQVQDLFQNKRIVGVDYGPSPDFVKYAEAFGALGFNADSYEELEKAIKTAIREDMPTVIRLPIDKNELALPTLPPGGKLKQVIVSDPRKNS